The Epinephelus lanceolatus isolate andai-2023 chromosome 13, ASM4190304v1, whole genome shotgun sequence genomic interval gataataataataatggtttaacagttttaaaaacccatgttacaaagtgctttaccgTGTCAGACCCACATCAATAACATCTAGAATCTTTTCCAGAATCCTTCACCTTTCCTGACCACATGATGTTTTCCATCAAGATGGAAGAAAAGAAGACTTCATTGCCTGTGTCAAACAGGGTATGTAAGTAGAGGGAAATGAGTGGTCTGCCTGCTTTTATACTGATCTCACCTCCCAGCTGCAGGATGCAGGGTCACTGAAGAAGTTGTCTATCATGTCTAGCTCGTCTTTCTCCACCACAACAAAGCCCTGCTCTCTAGCCTCCTTCCCGTACACGTCTGGAGACCACTGGACGAAAAATGCATACAGATGGTCCACCctggaacaaacacacacacacacacaaacacatgcatacagtgTAGTGGTTTGGTTAAAGGCACATTGTTAGCTGAAGACAAGAGTCCAGTATCATCTTTCATCGTCTCACCTTTCTTGTGGCACAGCGAACCAGTACTCCGGCTGTTTACCCCAGCCCCCGAATGAGTGGGCGGGGCTAGAGGTCATCCCGGTGGCAAAGGACTTTCTCATTGGCTTCCCCACTTTGAAGCATAGGAACATAGGTGGGATTTTACTCTTCTCCTCTGATGAGAAAAGCATGTCTATGGAGAGAGAGTTTGGTTAGTTTGATATCACACTCCATCATGTCACTGCAGCCTCCATCAGCAACCCCACTGTCAGACATTTAACACCCAAAATGATGGTTTATGGTTTATGATCCCTACCTTCTATTGGTGCCTGCATCCTCTCCAGCAGCCACGACTTCACTTCTGCCTCATAATTTTTCCTCCGTCTCTCCTCCTCGCTGAGATCAGCCCCACCTGCTGGTCCGTCTGggctttgcctcctcagactcGAGTTCCCACAAACGTCTGCAGCCTCCTTCAGACTCAATTTCCTGTTTTGGTCCACTGGTGCGCCGATTATTTTCTCAGGTGCACCGTTTAGCAGCTCTTCGGTCCCTTTAGCTTTTATATCTTTGGTTTCCTCTCGGTTTGTAGGTTTATCGTGTGAGTCACCCTGTTTTTCAGTCTCTGAAGAGGATTTTACTGACTCTCCATCCTCAATGGAGCTGTTCTGAGCTACGCCttcatcctcttcatcatccAGCTTCCCTTTAGTTTGCCCCACGATTGATTTGTCTTTTAAGTCTCCTCGGCCCGGGCAGCTTGGTCCTAGTTCCTGTTGGTCCCTGCTGATGATGCTGGGTGTTTTGGAGGAGGATGTCCCCTCTGCTTCTTCAGTGCTCCCGTTGACAGTCGGCTCCAACTCTGTGAATCCTTCGTCTGACGGAGACTTGGCTGTCTGCTCGCCCTCTGTGCTCCCCGGTATTAAGAAGATGAAACAGTTATTTGTTTCACATCAAAACATTTCCATTATCAGTAAATCTGTAGATTTATttttggattataattatttatttggtTTGTATGATGGCAGGTAATAGTGAAAAATGGCCATCATGATGACCCCACCAAAAATGAAAACCCAAAGATACTCAACTTAGCATCACAGAAGACTAAAGCTTGATTTATGGTAGGGCGCTTGACACTTTTGACAACTGTCACTTGACAGAAATCATGTACTTTGGACAGATAAGAGTGTCGCTTGGGCACCTGGAGAATCTTGTTATGTCCAGACACCGTCATATTTTGTTGCACAATGTGGTAAGATTGTCACAGAAGGCCTCTCTGACACATCTACTGGAGTTTTGATTGTCCCAGTGTGAGCAACACTGGTCCGACTCAGGTTGACCAGATCATCAAAACAGTTGGCAGATatccaaaaataacaaaagcgCATCTCATCACCCATGCCCCACATTTGTTGGGCCAAAACGCATTCACCCTGTAGCTCCCTTATTTGGTTCAAATGATGCACTGACCACCTCCTTTTCTTGCACTCCCATTGTCTTCTCAGTAGAAGTAAGTGTAAaatctcttcctctttaattaACTCACTTATCTCTTCATCAAATCCCTCTATTatcaaaatgccaaaacatACAAAACTATGATTAAGAACAGGATCACTTCAGACCCTCTACAGCCTAATAAAGTCAACAATGGATGACATGATGTTACCAGTTTCTGAGAGGGTTGATTCAATGTCGTCTAAGACGATTGGTCGCTTCGGATCGAGGGCTTCGTAGCGGCTGAAGGGATTTAGGTCTCGCTCTGACGGCAGTTGCTCCCACTCGCCGGGCCTGTACACAGGACACAAATCCTGGGGTAGGTCTCTGTGGGGTCACGGGGCATCACACATACCGCACCGCAAACCAGGATGAAGATGaaaagggaaaaacaaaaaacagaaaaggtcCAAACAGAAATTATAAATGACCAGAATGATACAAAACAAACGTGATGTGAAACTACAGAAGCTCTGAGAGAGAAGTGAAACAAGAACTGGGGATCTATTTTCTAAGTCTGATCTAAGTTGTTTTCTCTCTCCTGTGTTTATGACTTAAcaatgggtaaaaaaaaaaaaaggttttgattcctgaaattgattttttttcatctgtgacaCAGATCCTAGTTACTAATACTCATTTTGGCCACAAGAGGCTGACGTGCACCACTTCTTCATGTTCTAAATAACAGCAGATGGAAGAAAACATGAAGTTTTCTTCCATCTGAGTTATAATTTCTCCATGCATTGCCATCATGTCATGACATGACAGACATGACAAGATATGGCATTAATAAAAATCTGACGCTGAGCAACTCGGCTGGAAAGCAAAGATTTACCAAGCTGAAGTGGGTTGCAGAGGCTTTGTAGGCAAGCCAACTACCAGGCTGCTAAAAGAAATAGAAATTAAAGGCCATCAGAGCCCTCTCTGGTGCAGCCGAACAGGCAAGCTGGTGGCTATGGATTAGGAGGAAAGACGCCACTTGGGCCCTAAAATACCACTGACAACAATTATGCGCAACAACAATCAACCAGTTAAACTCCACCTTGATTAAAGTTAGGTATGTTGTTCTCTTGTTagtttcttctctcttctcccctCTCTTCCCTCATCAAAATGAGGGAGTAGGAGAGGTAGAGTGTACGTCTTCAGTCTGCACAGAcgtctctccttgtctctgtcTTCCCTATGCTACTCCTTACTTTTCTATCTACCTTTgctctttccttctttcctaTCCACTAACCCTTTGGCTCCCACTCTGACCCCCAGACAGCACTATTACTCCCACTCATAGTCTCAAGCATGTGCATCAGGGATTGTAACATCTCgtcctgaactgaactgaacttacATAACAACTATAGAtatgtactttgtgtttagtagGGTAGAACATGAATTTTTcttttactatttaaaatgggtaaaatatTGTTTAATTGTACTACTACTGCAGGagcatcacacggctaacgTTACCTAAAGGTTATTAACAGGTTTGACGACAGGTTCAAGGTGTTTCGGTGTTGGAGTAGGTGTGTTAAGACCTTTCAACAGTTCGATTTTGGAtgttggctgctgctgttgtgttagcttgtgctaaccggGCAGATGTTAAACTGACTGACACCTTGAGACGAGTGGCTCTAGAGGCTTCAGTTGTTGTCATCTATAtcatctttcccaattcattgtctgtggaacAGCTCCGTATTTTATACTTTTTGATATCACATATTTGAGTTTAAGCAGACTAGTTTTTAGAGAGCTGTTTACTTTCCTTAATTTTTGGGGCTGTCACTGACCATAGAAATAACACATATGAATTCTGAAAATGGCTGTAGCTCCTCTTTTTTAACTACCTTTTTCCCACCTGTTTTTAAGTCttaaacacaggagagaaactactTAAATGGGTCACCAGAATTTATTTTCCTacttgcctctcagggcttctgTAGACAACAGCAGatgaatcaaaaataaaaaataaataatgaagatcaaataaaaacattaaaatgaaaactCACAAAACTATAACAACTGGACTCAGAGAGATTTTAACTTAAcattcagtggaaacaaaggtGATTCATAAAAAGGGATGTGTTAAAGAGGTTAATGTGTAAAGTCCTGTAAATCCAAAGAGCGTTGTACAACCAGATTTACTTTTAGGAAGAACAAGAGAGATAGACACTGTAAAGAGGAACAAGACAGACGGAGTCGGAGCTGAGGGCTGGACGAAGAACTGTTAGAAGAGGGAAATGAGGAAAGTGATATGGTTTGGAACTCTTACGACGGCAGAGCATCTTTCAGCTTCATGCGTGATACGTCGTCATACAGCGCCACAGAGACGACCTCCTCCATGGGGCAGATCAAGCCGTACTCCTCGCAGCCATGCTCGATCACCAGGGGGTCTGACTTGTGCGGGTCAAACATGATGTTGTTGGGGGTCACAATCAGCACGCCACCCACCACTCCCTGCAACAATGAaataacacacagacagacggcAGTGCTGAAGGAGGCAACATCTGAAAACTAACAAAATACAAGTGGTACCTGCTGATAGAAAAGTTTTTATTTAGTGAATAAAATATCAGGAAATCTAATAAGTGTTGTGGCATTAATTTGAATTATTACATGCCATTATCTATTTTCTTACCATGCCGtctgtgaaatatttgcagctCATCTTGATGAATTTAACCGTTGCCGGGCTCTCATCCTCTGAGTTTGGGGACAGCTCACGCCGGAGGGACTTTGCTGACGTGCAGTTTGAAACTCCGTCCTGAAGGAAGTTAAAGACACAAGAGAGTACAAAATGTTATGCTTGTGCTGAAGGGTGCCTTTGACCTTCACTGATTCAGAGATTTCAGGCCACCAGAGCATTTTATATTAAGTACCCACTTTTTAAAGTTATGCCCAAAAGTAACTTTTCACTCGACTGTCAGATGCTGGTAGATTAAATTACCTTCCATGGAAAAATATTCAGTCTAAATTGTTTATgcacttcacaataaaaactgCTCACTCACGCCATCAATTAAATTTGCAATCCATCATGGAGGGGAATCAGAAATTGAATTACAAgagaataataaaacattttgtagcATCAGAGCCATAATTTCACTTTAACAAAATTGCCTCAGTTAGAGATCCAGTCTAGACGGACAATTTGGGACAAAGCTTGAAAACACACCAAAGAGACTcctgttaaaggaatacttcacccacaaaatggcCATTTGTATAATAATTACTCACCATGCGTTACTTTgaattcataaataaaatgttatttttcctGTATGCCTCCAGGatgaatgaagaaaaaaatggcaaagattttttttacatattttaacgttttagtgaaaatgcatgtgtttgggaagcattgagcatatgactggataaatgagacttggattatactgcaggagttgtgtgagagtttgttaatgcatgttttgatatagttttccTGTAGTTTAAGAACAttcaccttttttggattctcttttcaccatggaggcatttCTTCACTGcaagtatctcactatcactatcctcattcatattttaagaagctacaaattatattcagccacaaaataaacctgaaaagctggaaatcagaacagaagcacagagagttgttgtaTAGAggtgatacaccatctcatctagttgcattggtgtgaaccggcaggtttttagaacattaCAGAACAGCGCATTGCAAGTACATGCCTGTTTTAACTCGTCtcatcgcaaatctttggtctgaaccggGTTTTAAACAGACCCTAGAGTAAAGTATTATTGATACAATTAAACCAAAGGTGGATTTAAATGTTatctgccatttttaaaaagttttataCTTAAGAttcagacagaaaacacaaaaggactgagggggggggggcaccgTGTCTTCTTTTAACAACCTTTTGAACAAATTTGTCCCAAAACGGCTGTTTTAAGCTACTGTATAATGCCATGTACTTTTAGCAACATAATGAATCAGGTTTTACTCACATGTGGTGCTTTCTCCAATGAGCCATTTGTGAAGGAGGGATCAGAGGAACTCTGAGACTTCAGGTCAGTTTCTGATTGGCTCACGTCAGGAACAAACAGTTTCTGTAGTAACGATGATGGACAGGAGATTGGCCAGACATTCAGAGGAATAATGACAGATCTGAAGCAATGGTTCTGGTTACTGTCGAGGTTCTCACCTGACCGGGGTAGACACTGCGAGAGAAGAGCTTGTTCAGCTGAACCAGCTTGTTTGGGGTGATGTTGAACTTGAGTGCAATGCTGTTGAGGGAATCATCAGGTCCCACCTGTAACAAGAGATGAACTCCTCtgtgaacattttaaaaaggcacACAGGTGAAAATACCACACAATGCAAGGTACAAGCTTTCTGCTAAAAAGTCAGCATGTTatttaaactgtgttttcactgtAGTTTTACTCACAAAGTACTCCACTGTTCCTGGtggtctcttcttctccctcttcGCCTGATTGTTACTTTTACAGCCATCATCTACAAgggaaacagaaaacaagaaaaggacTTGTAAGAAATTAATATATGGTGTTATTCTGTACACCCAGCCCAGCCGCCAGAAGGAAATGTAGGCAGTGcatttctgaaaaccacagATAACTTACATTTGTAGGTTTCATATCGATGTTTCAAAAGTGAcctagttcagattacatgtatatgagctaactttgtcatcaggaggcggaggggatggtggatgtcgCAAGACCTAGGCAAGATGACTGCCAaattgcagaccactgttcgagaccaacaaacaacaaaaccagttgtttttttggtttttatatcaagacatcacagcatttccagcagtgattgtgcCAACCACACTGGGTGTTATTTAGCGAAACATCATGGCATTTCCAGCGGCCACTGTACTAACCAAACTAGGTGTTATTTAGACAGATATCACAGCATTTCGAGTGGTGATTGCGCCaactaaactgtttttttttttcagcaagaCATGACATATCCAGCAGTGATAATGCAAAccaaaatggttgtttttagcaagacattggtGGCATTTCCTATGGTGATTGTGCCAACCAAACTGGGATTTATTTAGCGGGACAccacagcatttccagcagtgattatGCCAACCAAATTGGGTCTTTTAGCAAGACAGTGGCAGCATTTCTGTCAGTGGTTATGCTGCCATAACTGGGTGTTTTCTAGCAAGAAATCAAGGTATTTCCAGCAGCCATTGTACCAACCAAACTAGGAGTTTATTAGCGAGACATTGGCAGCAAccgtgccaccaaaactgggtattttaaaccaaaacaatttTTTCCCTAAttctaaccaagtgtttttttgccCTAATGTAGCCACCATTAACCAAAGCATTGTTTAAATGtagagtttcaacatatccacttcATAATAATACACAAATCTTATgtatctgtagtttgcagaaatgaacaatgccaacatttattctgaagATTGGGTTGCTCCATCTCATACTTTCTAGGTTACTAACAGATATATTTATGTTTCTAAGATAAACACCATCCACTGAGGGTGATGCAAGAGAAAGTACCCCACAAGAGACGACTTCTAAATATCCTGTGGTTAATTGCCTTTTGAGTCAGCACCAGTGCTTGTTTGTCTCCTATCATTATCCAGCCTTAAAACACTGCCCCACGCATACTGAAGCAGttatcataaacacacacaatctgACCCTTGTAGTAGACAAGATCCACAGTCAGCAATTTCTTCTTGCCAAGAACACAGAAGCTATTAACGTACCACTCCCTGAATGCTAAATTACACTGCTGCCTCCTCCATGGAAACAGAGGGCATGACTAAGCATTAGACAGCCAGACTCCAGCTGCTCTTTACTGTACTGAGCATCAAAGCCAAGACTGCTGTCACCTCTGTGAGCACTGTCACTTATTCATTGAATTAATATACTGGGCTGCGACTGATAATATGCTATGAAGTATTGCAGACTATGGACTTTTAGCTGAAAGCTCATATATAACCTGAAGAGTTTTGTTTGTCTATTATACTGCAGAGCATCATTTTGATTTAATGGGCTGCAGATAAGAATGTTTGTGGCTTTATTAAAGCACATACTGCAGAGTTTACACAGCTGGCTGACCCACTGCACACGCAAGTCCATTATCACTGTAAATATGAAGGAGTAGGTGATGAATGATGCTGAAAACAGTTCAGTGACACATTATAGCATGATGCTCATAATGTATCACTGAAGACAAAAATGCAGGTCGGATTAGCTTTGTTGTTGGGCACATATGaacccagcaagcattttttggtttaaaaaatgtctaatagccgtctacatgaagacctgacgtctaggctaaatcacggctgaatttgggctgtcagtgaaaatttggtagacgtctaaccatagccaaagtgtagacgtcatcaattatatggctatgtagagaccatgtccaaaaaatggagataaacatattttaattactgttgactctccatacgtaattgaatatcataccgcacgccatctgcaatggcgaaaattacatttaatcaatttcaaaattaaatcggctagatttgggttacatgtagctagactaaatcggagctaaatatagccaatacatttaaatcacaactattgcttgctgggaagccatagatatgctctgatgGTAAGTGACAATAACTGACAAACAGTATCTGTATAAGTGAAAGGTgcataaagtgtattttgatttCCTATCATTCTATTTTCCTtcaatataatttgtatttttgtcatgtttttatccATATTTACTactcactttttttgtttttcgttTGCTTCTGACTCTTGAGCTGCCATAACCCTAGTG includes:
- the ncoa7b gene encoding nuclear receptor coactivator 7b isoform X3; the protein is MEKRDRKPGYFARLKRRRQLKQSQSEKSVTEQNSAIISCPDVPNDSDPNKKTDIQRITVKAPAGSDDGCKSNNQAKREKKRPPGTVEYFVGPDDSLNSIALKFNITPNKLVQLNKLFSRSVYPGQKLFVPDVSQSETDLKSQSSSDPSFTNGSLEKAPHDGVSNCTSAKSLRRELSPNSEDESPATVKFIKMSCKYFTDGMGVVGGVLIVTPNNIMFDPHKSDPLVIEHGCEEYGLICPMEEVVSVALYDDVSRMKLKDALPSPGEWEQLPSERDLNPFSRYEALDPKRPIVLDDIESTLSETEGEQTAKSPSDEGFTELEPTVNGSTEEAEGTSSSKTPSIISRDQQELGPSCPGRGDLKDKSIVGQTKGKLDDEEDEGVAQNSSIEDGESVKSSSETEKQGDSHDKPTNREETKDIKAKGTEELLNGAPEKIIGAPVDQNRKLSLKEAADVCGNSSLRRQSPDGPAGGADLSEEERRRKNYEAEVKSWLLERMQAPIEDMLFSSEEKSKIPPMFLCFKVGKPMRKSFATGMTSSPAHSFGGWGKQPEYWFAVPQERVDHLYAFFVQWSPDVYGKEAREQGFVVVEKDELDMIDNFFSDPASCSWEIITIDEAKRRQSFGSCDGELSVDALPLLSDTSDLLQDTHIEKLACRLPARVQIYPWRLAYSTVKHGTSLKTLYRSLADVDSPVLLVIKDMDNQIFGAFSTHPFRVSEHCYGTGETFLYSFCPEIKVYRWTGENSYFVKGNTDSLQMGGGGGQLGLWLDAELYRGTTTKCATFNNQPLSAQQDFNIHSVEVWTFE
- the ncoa7b gene encoding nuclear receptor coactivator 7b isoform X1, which translates into the protein MEKRDRKPGYFARLKRRRQLKQSQSEKSVTEQNSAIISCPDVPNDSDPNKKTDIQRITVKAPAGSDDGCKSNNQAKREKKRPPGTVEYFVGPDDSLNSIALKFNITPNKLVQLNKLFSRSVYPGQKLFVPDVSQSETDLKSQSSSDPSFTNGSLEKAPHDGVSNCTSAKSLRRELSPNSEDESPATVKFIKMSCKYFTDGMGVVGGVLIVTPNNIMFDPHKSDPLVIEHGCEEYGLICPMEEVVSVALYDDVSRMKLKDALPSDLPQDLCPVYRPGEWEQLPSERDLNPFSRYEALDPKRPIVLDDIESTLSETGSTEGEQTAKSPSDEGFTELEPTVNGSTEEAEGTSSSKTPSIISRDQQELGPSCPGRGDLKDKSIVGQTKGKLDDEEDEGVAQNSSIEDGESVKSSSETEKQGDSHDKPTNREETKDIKAKGTEELLNGAPEKIIGAPVDQNRKLSLKEAADVCGNSSLRRQSPDGPAGGADLSEEERRRKNYEAEVKSWLLERMQAPIEDMLFSSEEKSKIPPMFLCFKVGKPMRKSFATGMTSSPAHSFGGWGKQPEYWFAVPQERVDHLYAFFVQWSPDVYGKEAREQGFVVVEKDELDMIDNFFSDPASCSWEIITIDEAKRRQSFGSCDGELSVDALPLLSDTSDLLQDTHIEKLACRLPARVQIYPWRLAYSTVKHGTSLKTLYRSLADVDSPVLLVIKDMDNQIFGAFSTHPFRVSEHCYGTGETFLYSFCPEIKVYRWTGENSYFVKGNTDSLQMGGGGGQLGLWLDAELYRGTTTKCATFNNQPLSAQQDFNIHSVEVWTFE
- the ncoa7b gene encoding nuclear receptor coactivator 7b isoform X2, which translates into the protein MEKRDRKPGYFARLKRRRQLKQSQSEKSVTEQNSAIISCPDVPNDSDPNKKTDIQRITVKAPAGSDDGCKSNNQAKREKKRPPGTVEYFVGPDDSLNSIALKFNITPNKLVQLNKLFSRSVYPGQKLFVPDVSQSETDLKSQSSSDPSFTNGSLEKAPHDGVSNCTSAKSLRRELSPNSEDESPATVKFIKMSCKYFTDGMGVVGGVLIVTPNNIMFDPHKSDPLVIEHGCEEYGLICPMEEVVSVALYDDVSRMKLKDALPSPGEWEQLPSERDLNPFSRYEALDPKRPIVLDDIESTLSETGSTEGEQTAKSPSDEGFTELEPTVNGSTEEAEGTSSSKTPSIISRDQQELGPSCPGRGDLKDKSIVGQTKGKLDDEEDEGVAQNSSIEDGESVKSSSETEKQGDSHDKPTNREETKDIKAKGTEELLNGAPEKIIGAPVDQNRKLSLKEAADVCGNSSLRRQSPDGPAGGADLSEEERRRKNYEAEVKSWLLERMQAPIEDMLFSSEEKSKIPPMFLCFKVGKPMRKSFATGMTSSPAHSFGGWGKQPEYWFAVPQERVDHLYAFFVQWSPDVYGKEAREQGFVVVEKDELDMIDNFFSDPASCSWEIITIDEAKRRQSFGSCDGELSVDALPLLSDTSDLLQDTHIEKLACRLPARVQIYPWRLAYSTVKHGTSLKTLYRSLADVDSPVLLVIKDMDNQIFGAFSTHPFRVSEHCYGTGETFLYSFCPEIKVYRWTGENSYFVKGNTDSLQMGGGGGQLGLWLDAELYRGTTTKCATFNNQPLSAQQDFNIHSVEVWTFE